The Thalassotalea sediminis genome includes the window AACACAACTTGGTGATCGTCAGAAGACGCCTATTTCTTTATTGGTGCTTATATGGCTTTTACTGGTCGTTTCTGCAAGTCAACCACAATGGTTGGGTGAACCCGTTAACATCCCAACAGAGGGACGAGAACTTATGGTCGCCGTTGACTTGTCGGGCAGTATGCAAGTTGAAGATATGAATCTGAATGGCCGCACAGTAAATCGGTTAGACATGTTAAAGGTACTTTTAGGTAATTTTATCGATAGACGGGTTGGCGATCGTATTGGTTTAATATTATTTGGTGATGACGCTTATATGCAAACACCTATGACATTCGATAGAGAAACCGTAAAGCAAATGCTCGATGAAACAGTGCTAGGACTTGTAGGTAAACAAACGGCCATTGGCGATGCAATTGCTTTAGCCGTCAAGCGATTTGCCGAAAAAGAACAGTCAAATCGCGTATTACTATTATTAACGGATGGACAAAATACGGCAGGCAAAATATTACCTGAGCAAGCCCTAGAGTTAGCCATAGCCGAAGAGGTAACGATATACTCTGTTGGTATAGGCGCAGATGTGATGATCCAACGCTCGTTGTTTGGAAAACGTCGCGTTAACCCTTCCAGTGAATTAGATGAAAAAACGCTCACAACGCTAGCCGAAAGTACCGGTGGTAAATATTTTCGCGCTCGTAGTAGTCAAGATATGGAAGAGATTTATCAGATTTTAGATAAGCTTGAACCTGTAGAGCAGGAACAACAACAAATGCGCCCCCTTACCGCGCTATTTTATTACCCACTTGCGCTAGCAGCTTTATTAACGTTTATTTATATTCTTTGGATAAATGCTTCTATGTATCGCCCATTTAGTACAAACAAGACTCAGAAGTTAGGTGATAGTAATGGCTGATTTTCACTTTATTCGTCCTTTATGGTTACTTGCCATTATCGCTCTGTTTTTTGCACTCTACCTGTTAAAAAAGCACAGAGTTAATCAATCGGGTTGGCAGAAATTGATCCCAAAGCATTTAGCTAATGTGTTAATTGACAGTCGACAACCCGGCCACTCTTTTTCAATAGTAACCCCCTTTTTAATCGGGTTATTAACCATTATCGCGCTTGCAGGCCCAACTTGGAAAAAGTTACCTCAACCAGTCTATCAATTGGCACGCGGCTCTGTGCTCATTATGGACATGTCATATTCAATGTTCGCAACCGATGTATCACCAAATAGATTAACACGCGCACGCTACAAAGCTATTGATCTCCTTAAGACATTAAATGAAGGTGAAATAGGGTTAATTGCTTATGCCGGTGATGCGTTTATTATTAGCCCTTTGACCGAAGACATTAATAATATTGAGCTGTTACTCCCCTCATTAAGCCCTGACTTAATGCCAGAATTAGGTAGTAACCCATATGCTGCACTGACGCTGGCAACTCAAATGTTGAAAAATGCAGGGCATGTTGAAGGCGATGTCTATTGGTTTACTGATGGTATTGACCCTGAAGACGTACAAGATTTAACAGAATGGAGTAGAGAAAACCCATATCGCTTAAATATAATGGGAGTAGGTACAACAGCAGGTGCTCCAATTAAATTACCGAATGGGCAGTTATTGAAAGATGATAGCGGCGCCATCGTCGTGCCTAAATTATCAGACAGTTTATTATCAACCGTTGGTGATCAAGGTAAAGGCACCTATACAAGAATGGTCAATAGCAGTAAAGATATTGAACGGCTCATACAACCGCCTTCGAATAACAAAACAGAAAACGAAAAAGAGAATGCGCAAACGGGTGATCAATGGCAAGAGTTTGGTCCTTACGTTGTGTTATTCATTTTACCGCTGGTATTGATATATTTCAGACGTGGTAATTTATTAACGTTAGTACCAATTTTGCTTTTTCTTACGCCTAACCAACCTGTTTATGCTGATATGTGGCAAGACTTATGGAAGACTAAAGATCAGCAAGGACAAGCGTTATTCAAAGCGCAAGAATATGAAAAAGCGGCAGACACCTTTGAAAATCCAATGTGGAAAGGCAGTGCCCATTACCAAGCAGGTAACTTTCAAGCGGCTCTAGATGCATTTTCTGAGGTAAACAGTGCTGACGCATTGTTTAATCAAGGAAATGCCTTAGCAAAACTGCAAAAAATTGATGAGGCTATAAATGCCTATGAAAAAGCATTGGCATTAAACCCTGATCTGCAAGATGCAAAAGAAAACAAAGCGATATTAGAAAAACTAAAGCAACAACAAGAACAACAACAGCAAAACCAAAGTGATAAGCAAGATCAGCAAGATCAGGAAAATCAAGACAAACAAGATCAGCAACAAAATAGCGATCAACGAGATCAAGAAAAAAAGCAAGATCAAAACACGCAACAGAAAGATGAACAGCAAGAAAAGCAATCGTCAGAAGAGCAACAAGAGCAAAATGAACAGCGTGAACAAGAACAAAAACAAGAGCAACAAAAAGAACCAGAGCAGTTGCCTCCTGAAGAACAAGAAGCGTTAGAAGCAAAGGCAGCAAAAGAACAACAAGATAAAGAAATGGAACAAAAACATCAGCAACTATTAAACAAAGTTACTGATGACCCTTATTTATTATTACGAAACAAAATGCAGCTGGAATATCAAAAGCGTCGCCAAAGTAGAACAAGCGTAGGAGCACAGAAAAAGTGGTAAGAGTTTTAACCGCCATCGTAACCCTAATGATCACGCTTAACGTATATGCATTAACAACTGTTACTGCCACTATCGATAAGAACCCCGTGATTGCTAATGAATCATTTGTATTAACTGTAGTTGCTGACGACGACATCGACACGAATGCATTAGATACCTCATCATTAATGCAAGACTTTATCGTTGGGCGCACATCAGTGAGCTCCCAAACGAGTATGGTCAACTTTAAAACGACAAGAACCACACGATGGACTACGGTTCTTATTGCGAAAAAACCTGGTAACTATGTAATACCAGCATTAACTGTTGATGGAATAAAAACGGATCCAATAAACGTAACGGTAATAAAAGCCACAGACAACAATGCAGATAGCCAAAAATCATTATTTATCACGACAGATATTTCAGCAAAAGATGTTTATGTTCAACAACAGATCACGTTAACCATTAAACTGCATTTTGCTGCGGAATTAAAACGTGGAAGCCTTACTGAACCAGAACTTGAAGGTGCCAATATCACCCAAGTTGGTAAAGATAAAGAAAATGAAACCATCATAAACGGTAAACGCTATCGTGTAATTGAAAGAACATACGCCATCAGTCCACAACAGAGTGGCGATTTCGTATTAAAATCGCCGGTATTTTCCGGTGAGATAATGGTCCCCTCTTCGCGTAGAAATAGCTTTTTGAGTTTTGCCGAAACAAAACCTGTAAGTGTCATCGGTGAAGAAATCCCAATTTCTGTTAAAGCAATTCCAGCAAGTTATCAAGGAACATGGTTACCAAGTGAATTATTATCGATTCATCAAGAATGGCAACCCAAAGAAGACGAGTTTAAAGTAGGCGAACCGATTACACGGGTAATAACACTTACCGCGGCCGGTTTATCCGAAGAACAATTGCCAGCCCTAGAAATGACACTACCAACAGGCTTAAAAGTTTATCCCGATCAAGCTGAGCTTCATACAGGGATGAATAACAACCGTTTAGTGAGTCAAAAGGTACGTAACTTTGCCATTGTTGCAAATAAAGCAGGTACTTATGAACTGCCTGCGATTACTATCCCTTGGTGGAATACTGTAACCAATCAGTATCAGCAAGCAACAATTCCTGCACAATCAATAACTATTGCACCAAATAAAGAACAAAGTGAATTTGCCTTACCAACTAGCGAAACATCACCTCCCTCAGAAACACCTGTAACGGAGAAAACTGTCTATGTTGAAAAATCATCATGGCTTCAATGGCTATTTTTGGCATTATGGTTATTAACCTCTTTTGCATGGTTATTAAGTTATTTAGCAAAAAAACAACCTAGAACTCACTCAAAAAACATGTCTGTGAATAATCACCATTTAGCGTTATTAGCGGCATGTAAGCAAGGTGACAGTGAACAGGTTTTCCAACACCTTATTCCTTGGTTTAATAGTGTATATTCTGTTGATATTTCAACCATCAATCAGATGCTTGCGCTAACGAAAAACCAAGATTTACAACGAGCCGTAGCTGATTTACAACAAGCAAAATACAGTCAATCACCAACACCTTGGCAAGGTGATAAGTTAGCAGCAGCCATTCAAGCGGTTAGTAAAGAAAAAAGCGTACAAAAAACATCATCAACATTAACCCTAAACCCATAATCCCGATGTAGGAAGAACATGTGTTCTTCCTACTTGCTTATTTGTTCCCCGTTACCTTGCAATGTTACTGCGTTCTAATCGACTAAATTGCCTGCAATGACATATACTAAGCTCTAACAACTTTGATTCAGTTGCTGATTAAAGCTGACCTTTAACGTTTATAACGGGTGAGCAACCAGTAATACCAATTCGATTAAATATTTATTCGAGTTGGTATAATTACACCAACAGTTTGATACTTTTTAGAAATTTTCGCGCCTGGTTAGAAATTTAACATTGCATGCTCAGGTCTATATACATATGGCTACAAAACAAGTTAGATATGAAGCACTAGTAAAAGCACTCCACGGTGATCTATATCGTTATGCCTATTGGCTTACGCATGATCCACAGGTGTCTGAAGACTTAGTGCAAGAAACCTTCTTACGCGCTTGGCGAGCATTAGATTCCTTAAAAGATGAAAAAGCTGCTAAGTCTTGGTTAATCACAATATTACGTAGAGAAAACGCAAGGCGTTTCGAACGTAAACGATTTGAAATGAGTGAATATGAAGAATCCAACATACAAGACGTAAAGTCAACAAACGCAGAGCAGGAAATAGAAAATCACTGGTTAAGAGAGAAAATAGCCAATATGCCGGAAGAATATCGTGAACCGCTTGTACTACAAGTTATTGGCGGATTCAGCGGCGAAGAGATAGCAACCATGTTATCACTCAATAAAAATACTGTGATGACTCGACTATTTCGAGCAAGAAATCAGTTAAAAGAAGCATTAGAAGACAACCCGACAATACGAGGTTTTCAAAATGGATGATTTGCAATTTAGACGTGAAGTATATGCAGATCCAAAATCAGCAACGCCTGAGGTAGTTGCAGCTAAAAAGTCGGATCCTGCAAAACTAAAATTTGCGCAAGAAGTAGAAGCTCTTGACAAAAAAATAACGAGTGCATTAAGTGTTCCTGTGCCTGACGATCTATGTCAAAAGTTAATATTGAGACAATCTCTTGCCAGTCATCAACAACTTAAACGTAAAAAACGATTAAGAATAGCTCTAGCCGCCTCTATAACCATAGCGATAGGTTTAACCGTAAATCAATTGCAGTTTTCACACGCCTATAGCTCCGTCGGTGACTATGCTATTGCACATGCAAATCATGAGGCAAAGTATTTTTCAAATAATGACGAAGCGCGTGTATCTTTAGCAGCACTGAATAAAAAAATGGCATCTTTTAATGGCAGCTTTTCACAATCATTAGGTGATTTAATGATGGCAGAGTTTTGTCGCTTCGATGGCATGAAAAGTCTGCATTTGGTGTTTCGAGGTAAAAGCAGCCCAGTAAATATTTTTGTAGTGCCTCAGAGTGAACATCTCTCTTACCGTAATACATTCAATAACAAAGACTACAACGGTATTGTAAATAGTACACAGCAGAGCCATGTTATTGTCGTTGGTGACAAAACTGAACCATTAAATCAATGGCAGATAAAATTGCAAAATAGTGTTCGATGGTCAACGTAAAACCTATCTCGCTTAAAAAGGTAAGTAACTGATCGATACTTACCTTTATTTTCTACCTATCTTTACACTCACTTGTAACAACATTTTTACATAAAAATTAACATTCCTGCGTTAATAATGT containing:
- a CDS encoding vWA domain-containing protein gives rise to the protein MIDLALPWVLLALPLPIFMYLLPPKKNTEAAPLKMPILVSSSGPKTQLGDRQKTPISLLVLIWLLLVVSASQPQWLGEPVNIPTEGRELMVAVDLSGSMQVEDMNLNGRTVNRLDMLKVLLGNFIDRRVGDRIGLILFGDDAYMQTPMTFDRETVKQMLDETVLGLVGKQTAIGDAIALAVKRFAEKEQSNRVLLLLTDGQNTAGKILPEQALELAIAEEVTIYSVGIGADVMIQRSLFGKRRVNPSSELDEKTLTTLAESTGGKYFRARSSQDMEEIYQILDKLEPVEQEQQQMRPLTALFYYPLALAALLTFIYILWINASMYRPFSTNKTQKLGDSNG
- a CDS encoding BatD family protein, producing the protein MVRVLTAIVTLMITLNVYALTTVTATIDKNPVIANESFVLTVVADDDIDTNALDTSSLMQDFIVGRTSVSSQTSMVNFKTTRTTRWTTVLIAKKPGNYVIPALTVDGIKTDPINVTVIKATDNNADSQKSLFITTDISAKDVYVQQQITLTIKLHFAAELKRGSLTEPELEGANITQVGKDKENETIINGKRYRVIERTYAISPQQSGDFVLKSPVFSGEIMVPSSRRNSFLSFAETKPVSVIGEEIPISVKAIPASYQGTWLPSELLSIHQEWQPKEDEFKVGEPITRVITLTAAGLSEEQLPALEMTLPTGLKVYPDQAELHTGMNNNRLVSQKVRNFAIVANKAGTYELPAITIPWWNTVTNQYQQATIPAQSITIAPNKEQSEFALPTSETSPPSETPVTEKTVYVEKSSWLQWLFLALWLLTSFAWLLSYLAKKQPRTHSKNMSVNNHHLALLAACKQGDSEQVFQHLIPWFNSVYSVDISTINQMLALTKNQDLQRAVADLQQAKYSQSPTPWQGDKLAAAIQAVSKEKSVQKTSSTLTLNP
- a CDS encoding sigma-70 family RNA polymerase sigma factor; translation: MATKQVRYEALVKALHGDLYRYAYWLTHDPQVSEDLVQETFLRAWRALDSLKDEKAAKSWLITILRRENARRFERKRFEMSEYEESNIQDVKSTNAEQEIENHWLREKIANMPEEYREPLVLQVIGGFSGEEIATMLSLNKNTVMTRLFRARNQLKEALEDNPTIRGFQNG
- a CDS encoding vWA domain-containing protein — protein: MADFHFIRPLWLLAIIALFFALYLLKKHRVNQSGWQKLIPKHLANVLIDSRQPGHSFSIVTPFLIGLLTIIALAGPTWKKLPQPVYQLARGSVLIMDMSYSMFATDVSPNRLTRARYKAIDLLKTLNEGEIGLIAYAGDAFIISPLTEDINNIELLLPSLSPDLMPELGSNPYAALTLATQMLKNAGHVEGDVYWFTDGIDPEDVQDLTEWSRENPYRLNIMGVGTTAGAPIKLPNGQLLKDDSGAIVVPKLSDSLLSTVGDQGKGTYTRMVNSSKDIERLIQPPSNNKTENEKENAQTGDQWQEFGPYVVLFILPLVLIYFRRGNLLTLVPILLFLTPNQPVYADMWQDLWKTKDQQGQALFKAQEYEKAADTFENPMWKGSAHYQAGNFQAALDAFSEVNSADALFNQGNALAKLQKIDEAINAYEKALALNPDLQDAKENKAILEKLKQQQEQQQQNQSDKQDQQDQENQDKQDQQQNSDQRDQEKKQDQNTQQKDEQQEKQSSEEQQEQNEQREQEQKQEQQKEPEQLPPEEQEALEAKAAKEQQDKEMEQKHQQLLNKVTDDPYLLLRNKMQLEYQKRRQSRTSVGAQKKW
- a CDS encoding DUF3379 family protein, producing the protein MDDLQFRREVYADPKSATPEVVAAKKSDPAKLKFAQEVEALDKKITSALSVPVPDDLCQKLILRQSLASHQQLKRKKRLRIALAASITIAIGLTVNQLQFSHAYSSVGDYAIAHANHEAKYFSNNDEARVSLAALNKKMASFNGSFSQSLGDLMMAEFCRFDGMKSLHLVFRGKSSPVNIFVVPQSEHLSYRNTFNNKDYNGIVNSTQQSHVIVVGDKTEPLNQWQIKLQNSVRWST